A genomic region of Branchiostoma lanceolatum isolate klBraLanc5 chromosome 4, klBraLanc5.hap2, whole genome shotgun sequence contains the following coding sequences:
- the LOC136432931 gene encoding E3 ubiquitin-protein ligase Midline-1-like gives MSSKSIESRRRSRSKSTSRKQSEHAEEECRPHTPDTRVALSTSQDFPEDLETVDPSDGSPDVDRFTPYHRDVLEKSVTLPEIDVNMDSLKQRVRRYREEKGRPMNGIHVKLPSVRKTCARHREDSLELALYCETCKECMCYKCALAAHKDHNVEPVSTAAKKKKERLLTRRNALSEMVEKSSQQLGAVEEKCREAKVRIESEILGLMSTIDRRQQMLFRRLDKDKQAKEEYIQEQMTLCGQEVGLIDRALCKEDSVEILEVVGSIETGLRSRLRQNPADLASFDHLKLDLSEQQRVAERITFSSCNGGLSLDQHMTRLKPMVPFKLDPKTASKKLRILNSGKQVEYREHIPEPVGSRRGLHTVIGNLPVTTGKHYWEVTVNRSLDYRIGICYKTADGAPAAAGEDKNSWVLCLGYPNRFTAMHYHKRVLVFSPFYRSRIDGIRKIGVHQDYDLGYLAFFSANSGERKLFLYAFHAQFEKPTYPLFYVGQGKLTIHTGLSVPKDLPTS, from the exons ATGTCGTCAAAGTCGATAGAATCTAGAAGAAGGAGCCGAAGTAAGTCAACGTCAAGAAAGCAGTCGGAACACGCCGAAGAGGAGTGTAGGCCGCATACACCTGACACCCGTGTCGCCCTCTCCACCTCCCAGGACTTTCCGGAGGATTTGGAGACAGTAGACCCATCAGATGGCTCCCCTGATGTCGACCGGTTTACGCCCTACCATCGTGATGTTCTGGAGAAGAGCGTCACCCTTCCCGAAATTGACGTCAACATGGACAGCCTGAAGCAGCGGGTTCGGCGGTACCGAGAGGAGAAGGGCCGTCCCATGAACGGGATACACGTCAAACTGCCCTCCGTACGGAAAACATGCGCCAGACACCGTGAGGACAGCCTGGAGCTAGCACTGTACTGCGAGACGTGTAAGGAATGTATGTGTTACAAGTGTGCCCTGGCAGCGCACAAGGATCACAACGTAGAGCCTGTAAGCACAGCGGCCAAGAAGAAAAAG GAAAGGCTGTTAACCAGGCGGAACGCTCTGAGTGAGATGGTGGAGAAATCGTCTCAGCAGTTAGGGGCGGTGGAG GAAAAATGCAGAGAAGCTAAGGTGAGGATTGAATCAGAGATCCTGGGACTGATGTCGACCATAGACAGACGACAGCAGATGTTGTTTCGTCGGCTGGACAAGGACAAACAGGCCAAGGAGGAGTACATCCAGGAACAGATGACGCTCTGTGGTCAGGAGGTCGGCCTCATAGACCGGGCTCTCTGCAAGGAGGACTCAGTGGAAATTCTGGAG GTGGTCGGATCGATCGAAACCGGCTTGAGAAG CCGACTGAGGCAGAATCCAGCCGACCTGGCGTCGTTTGACCACCTGAAGTTAGACCTGTCCGAGCAACAGAGAGTGGCAGAGAGGATTACCTTCTCCAGCTGTAATGGAGGACTGTCCCTAGATCAGCACATGACGAG GTTAAAACCGATGGTCCCTTTCAAGCTGGACCCAAAGACGGCCAGCAAGAAGCTGCGAATACTGAACAGTGGCAAACAGGTGGAGTACCGGGAGCACATCCCCGAGCCTGTGGGGTCACGGCGCGGCCTGCACACTGTCATTGGCAACCTGCCCGTCACAACCGGCAAGCACTACTGGGAGGTTACCGTGAACAGGAGCCTGGACTACCGCATCGGCATCTGTTACAAGACGGCAGACGGAGCCCCTGCCGCCGCTGGCGAGGACAAGAACTCCTGGGTGCTGTGCCTGGGCTACCCGAACAGGTTCACCGCCATGCACTACCACAAGCGGGTCCTGGTGTTTTCACCCTTCTACAGGAGTAGAATCGACGGGATCCGGAAAATCGGTGTACACCAGGACTATGACTTAGGCTACCTGGCCTTTTTCTCGGCGAACTCTGGGGAGAGAAAATTGTTCTTGTACGCGTTCCACGCACAGTTCGAGAAGCCTACGTACCCGCTGTTCTATGTCGGTCAGGGGAAGCTGACGATTCACACGGGCCTGAGTGTTCCCAAGGACCTACCTACCTCATGA
- the LOC136432929 gene encoding chitin deacetylase 7-like, whose translation MSTQCTVTFVVLLSVVGGLCAPCSPHTCKLPTCLCSGSRIPGGLAPENTPQIVLITLTDAVTPELNYTFYTKLFNSSKTNPNGCPPTFTAFVSHNYTNYFEVQTLHALGHEIADNSITRRNDSSWWKQANATEWESEVGGQLEILKKWGQIPAEDIKGFRAPYLQNGGDTEFKVLSGTLNFTYDTSLPEFTPPHMWPYTLDFDSTQECDFPPCPNASYPGFWEVPITKLVDEKGLCNDLASCVKSDSEWLAYMLLKTNFIQHYTSNRAPFHIPMSAAWFMESNFTLNATRRFFNDLVGLKDVWVVTISQAIEWIRNPTQNIDLMEFEPWKCDKEPPVVCADSAVNTCKYGSHYLYTCTTPCPNHYPDYGNPDGN comes from the exons ATGTCGACCCAGTGTACCGTTACGTTCGTGGTCCTTCTGTCAGTGGTTGGCGGGCTGTGCGCGCCTTGCTCCCCCCACACGTGTAAGTTACCGACCTGCCTGTGTAGCGGCTCCAGGATCCCGGGCGGACTGGCCCCGGAGAACACCCCACAGATCGTGCTGATCACCCTGACGGACGCCGTCACACCCGAGCTGAACTACACTTTCTACACCAAACTCTTTAATTCCAGTAAGACCAACCCAAACGGCTGCCCTCCCACCTTTACAGCATTCGTGTCGCACAACTATACCAATTATTTTGAG GTGCAGACCCTACACGCGTTGGGGCATGAGATCGCAGACAACAGCATCACCCGCCGGAATGATTCATCATGGTGGAAGCAGGCAAACGCAACCGAATGGGAGAGCGAGGTGGGTGGTCAGCTGGAGATCCTCAAGAAGTGGGGCCAGATACCGGCAGAGGACATCAAGGGATTCCGTGCTCCTTATTTACAG AATGGAGGTGACACAGAGTTCAAAGTTCTGTCAGGGACGCTGAACTTCACGTACGACACGTCCCTCCCTGAGTTCACGCCGCCCCACATGTGGCCTTACACGCTGGACTTCGACTCTACTCAGGAGTGCGACTTCCCTCCCTGCCCTAACGCCTCGTACCCAGGCTTCTGGGAGGTCCCCATCACCAAACTGGTGGACGAGAAAGGGCTGTGTAATGATCTAGCATCGTGCGTTAAGTCAGACTCGGAGTGGCTTGCCTACATGCTGCTCAAGACCAACTTCATCCAGCATTACACCAGTAACAGGGCGCCCTTCCACATCCCCATGTCGGCAGCCTGGTTCATGGAGTCCAACTTCACCTTGAACGCCACGCGCAG ATTCTTCAACGATCTGGTCGGTCTGAAGGACGTGTGGGTTGTCACCATCAGCCAGGCGATAGAGTGGATCCGGAACCCCACGCAGAACATCGACCTCATGGAGTTCGAGCCGTGGAAATGTGACAAGGAACCGCCGGTCGTGTGCGCCGATTCTGCG GTGAACACGTGCAAGTACGGCAGTCACTACCTGTACACCTGCACCACGCCCTGCCCCAACCACTATCCTGACTACGGCAACCCGGATGGGAACTAA